Proteins from a genomic interval of Watersipora subatra chromosome 10, tzWatSuba1.1, whole genome shotgun sequence:
- the LOC137406716 gene encoding protein FAM200C-like: MDTHNIPLDKIIGVATDGAPAMVGRQSGFVKHLMDVTPTVVPFHCIIHKNMLRSKLNADYKNLMLNIMRMINFFKNKSALRHRQLRAFLQNLEAEYDELLTHNNVRNEVDSFLSEIDTEEANLFLELPRSEQKMVDMAVLVDFLSYMNDQNVKPQGDGKYVIHL; encoded by the exons ATGGATACTCATAATATACCTCTGGATAAAATAATAGGAGTAGCAACTGATGGTGCGCCTGCGATGGTGGGGAGACAATCAGGCTTTGTAAAACATCTCATGGATGTTACTCCTACTGTAGTTCCATTCCACTGCATAATTCACAAGAATATGTTGCGCTCTAAGTTAAATGCTGACTACAAGAACCTTATGCTGAATATCATGagaatgataaatttttttaaaaacaagtcAGCGTTGCGCCATCGACAGCTGAGAGCCTTCTTGCAGAACCTTGAAGCAGAATATGATGAGCTTCTTACTCACAATAATGTCCG AAATGAGGTAGACAGCTTCCTTAGTGAGATTGATACAGAAGAAGCTAACTTATTCTTGGAACTTCCGCGATCTGAACAGAAGATGGTAGACATGGCGGTTCTAGTTGACTTCCTCAGCTACATGAATGATCAGAATGTCAAGCCGCAAGGTGATGGAAAATATGTTATTCATCTTTAG